The Methanohalophilus portucalensis DNA window TGCTAATATCGATGCAGTTTACAGGGTAACCGGCAGGGATGTGGAATCCGTCCTTGGTGAGGTGGATAAAAATGAACTGCTGATGAAGCTTGAAAACCAGCCACATATTATCAATTCCCTCGAAGATTTCCTTGCCGGTCTTATCCATTGTATGGAATACGGCAGGGGTGCAGAATGGTTCATTTATTCCATGGATGTTCTTGATTATCTCAAAAAACGTTTTTTTGAAGAGGCAGAGATCAGGATAGGAGGGAATATGGGTATAATGGCCAATGTCCTCTCCGGGCTCAATGTAGATATGATTGTTCCCAATGTTGTTTATCTTTCCGGGACACAGGAGGCTCTTTTTTCAAAAAGGGGAATGGTGCTCCCTCCAAAATTCGAAAGCCAGAGTGGAGATGAGGAACCGGTACATTTTGTTTTTGATTTCCGTCAGGGAGATAGTTTCAACTTATACGGCCGCAGGATAACTGTATCCCGGGAAAACAGGTTCATTGCAACATTTGATGAATTCAACCCTCAAATGACGATTTCTTCCTTCTTCAAGCAATATGCAACAGCACATATTGGGGAAATCGATGGTGCAGTTGTATCCGGTTTTCATATGCTCCAACCCTCTTATCCGGATGGTTCTTCTTTCAAAGAAAAGTTGTCCCCTGTCCTTGCACAGATTGATGAATGGAATTCGGTGGCTGGGTTTTTCATCCATGCTGAGTTGGGTCATTTTGCGACAGCGGATATGGCCAAAAATGTCTTCGTTGAACTTGCAGGAAGGGTTGATTCTATGGGTTTGAATGAAGACGAACTTGCAACCCTGACGCAGAAGATGGGTTTTGGGATTGAAGGCATACATGAAATGGATATTTCCGCAATGTTTCAAGCGGCCCGCAATTGCATTAAAAATAGTTTGGCCAGAGCCCTTGTTGTACATACCAGGGATTTTGTCTTTTGCCTCTCTGCTTCAGATAACATGGATGAAGAGAAAATAGATGCTATTGATTTTGGTTTGAAGTGTGCGGCATACTTTGCTTCTTCAGGATCATTGCCTGACAGGTCCAAACTGGAGGAAAGGTGCAGTCAATTCAAGCGCAGTGAATATGGTAGCCTGCAGGTCAAGAGAATAAAGTCTATTACTGGAGCCAAGCAGTACGGTTTTGGAATCGATGGTATCTTCAATGAGTATTATTTTTGTGCGATTCCCACACTTGTGGTCAATGAGCCGGCAGTGACAGTTGGATTGGGAGATACATTTACTGCATCTTCTTTTCTGCGCTTGCTTGAATTACGCAATAAATCCTAAAATTTTAATTTATCCATTTTATTTTGCTGCTTTTATTGATTTTATTTGATTCGAGTTAATCTTAATATAGTCTCAAGTACACTTGCCATAAGTTAAAATAATTAGGGTTCTTATTTGTAACTCAGGAGTATTTTCTTATGATCGGTATCTCTTCGTTTGCTTATCACGACTTATCTCTTGGTGAAGCTTTACAAAATATTGAACACGTTGTCAATTGTGCAGAAATCTTTTCCGAAGGAAAACATGACCTCTTCAGGCAGGATGAAATCACTTTTTCCTATGACCTGGAATATACGGTTCATGCTCCCAGTACAGACCTCAATCTTGCAAGTATTCGCGAGCCTATAAGGAATGCAGCTCTTCAACTTGTGGAAGACATGGCAGATATATGTAATGAAATTGATGCTGAAGTCATGGTTGTCCATCCCGGTTATTTCCCCTTTGCTTATGATAGGGATTTTGCATTTAATGCATTCCAAAAATCGTTGCCTGTACTGGAAAGGATTGGTGAGGATGCCGGTGTACGGATATGTGTGGAAAATATGCCCAAATGGGAATGTTTCCTTTTCAGGGAACCGGATTTTGAGATAGGGGCAAATGATTTTGTACTGGATATTGGTCATGCCAACACAATGGGCAATCTGGAGGCTTTTCTTGAACGTGAGATTTCCCATTTTCATATTCATGATAACCACGGGAATAACGATGAACATTTGCCTCCTGGTGAGGGAAACATTGATTTTTCGGCCATACAGGGATTACTCCGCCAAAACAACTCTATTAAGATAATTGAGAATAAATCAGCTGAAGATGCTCTTCAAAGTATTTCTGCTCTGAAAAATATGGGTATCAAATGAACAAATCCAGTTAAATTTATATATTTACAATTCACTTGACTTATGTATGAGTTCAATGGGATGCAGGATTTTTCATGCACTTGGTAGTGAAACCCGGATTAAAATACTGGAACTCTTAAGCAGCAACGAAATGCATATATCTGAAATTGCCCGGGAGCTGGATATTTCAGTACCGGTAATTTCCAAGCATGTAAAGGTGCTTGAAGAATCCGAACTTCTTGAAAGGCATGTTTTCGGTAAATCCCACGTATTAAAACCCAACAGGAAAAATATCCATCTGGCCGTTGATTCGTTTGCTCCCACCAGGCATGTGGAAGTCGAGAAAGGTGCTTCCCTTATGGAAGCCCTGCGCAATGTGGCAGATATTGATGTCAGGAAAAAGGGGGATAGGGAGATGATTGTTTCTACTGATGGGGAGGAAGGCCTTTTTGTCTATGAGATTGATGGCCAATTCGGGGATAAAAACGTGAATGACTGCGTGCTGGAAGATGATACAATCGTGGACTGGAAAAAGCTGGAACCTATCACACGGATTCGGCTTGACATCCATGTCAGGGAATGAAGGTGCCCAATGAATACTTTCAATCCACTTTCTTGTCTCTTATATAGGCGATGAACTTAGTTACATGTAATGAGTATTCCTTCAGACGGCTATCATTTCACTTTGCATGAGAGGATGCGATACCTTTCCTCGGGTACAAAGTATGACAGCTGTAACCAGAGTGCAGTATGCCACGCTTTCGGGCCAGACGGGCGCTGCATACAATTATACAAGACATTGCTGACCAACTACTGTGCCGGAGAATGTACCTATTGCCCGAATCGCTGCCATAGGGATGTGCGCAGGGTTTCCCTGTCCCCGGAAGAGATTGTGAAGATTACCTGGGACTTTTACAGGAAAAATACGATCGAAGGCCTGTTCCTTTCCTCCGGTATTATCGGAGATCCTGAAACAACAACCGAAAAACAGCTTCATGTGGCCCGGCTCCTGAGAAATCAGGGGTTTAAGGGTTATATCCACCTTCGGCTCATGCCCGGTACACCTTTCCATTTGCTGCAGGAGGTAGCCGGGGTTGCCAACAAATTTGGGGTAAATGCAGAAACAACGGGTTCTGTGAACTATTCGGAAATCTGTCCCAATTTCGATTACAAGAATGATGTCCTTCAGCGTTTGAACTGGACCTGCAAATTGATAAGAAAACAGAGGAAACTGCACAGATATGATCGTAAGATCATAGGTGCCAACGATACCCAGTTTGTGGTGGGTGCCCTCGACGAACCCGACAGGGATATTGTGAATACCGTGCATGATTTCATGGAAAAATACCAGTTGCGCAGGCCTTATTTTATGAGTTTTGACCCGGTTCCTGATACGCCGCTTGAGAATGGTTCAACATCTCCGAAATGGAGGGAACAGAGGCTCTATCAGGTATCCTATCTTTTGAAGGATTATGGCCTGGATTCCGGGCATATTGATCAAATCTATAATGATGATGGTTTCCTTTTGAATGATGATCCTAAACTTGAACTTGCCCGGCTTAACCCGGAAATGTTTCCGGTAGAAATAAACAGTGCCGATTACTCTACTTTGCTCAGGGTGCCGGGTATAGGGCCTATAAGTGCTTCCCGTATCCTGAGATCCAGGCCAATTTATGGGGAGGATGAACTTGCACGTATGGGTGTTGTTATGGGTCGTGCACGTCCCTTTATCAAAATTGGTGGTTCCGGGCAAACTAACCTTATACAGTTTGCAGGAGAATGCACATGATTATTCTTTTTAAGGCCACTGTGCCAGGTGTCTTACTGGCCTGTCTGGAATTGAGAAAAAGGCCTGAGGCAGATCTGATTTTTGCCTGTGATCCCGGAGAAGGGGAAACGAAATTGAAAATGACCAACCCGACAGCTGAAGTAATTCGAGTTGGATTCAATAGTAAGGTTGATAAACAGGAGTTGGTCAAAAGAGTTTTTCCCGATGGGTGGCACAGAATAACCAATTTTGATTCCCCTCCATTGAATTACATAGAATTGGTGCTCAGGCACAGGAAATGCAATCCTGCAGAGTTTGTGAGACTATTGCATGGGTATGAAGGGGAGGTAGATAGTCTTTATTGTGGTAAAGAAAGACTTTGCAAGCGATATTACCGATACATGCGTGAGGTAAAGAACAATTATCACAGACTTTGCATGTTTGTGCGGCCAGTTTGCGGAGAAACAGTCCTTTATGCAAATGTAACTCCCAAAAACCGTGTTTCTGATATGCTTTGCAGGTGGCTTGCAGTACGCAATCCCGATAGGGCCGTAATTGTTGTTGATGGAAAATTTGCTTATGTATGCAATGGTGAAATCCTGAAGATGCAGCACTTCCTGAAAACATCTGTGGATTCAATACGACATTTGATTCCTTCTGAAGATTCTGCTAATCTGGAAGAATTTTGGGATACTTATTACAAAAGCCAGATGATAAACAACAGGCGTAATCATTCACTTTCAAAAAGATTACAGCCCCGCGGCGATTCCGGCTATAGTACAATGTCTAAAAAAGATCGGTATTTTGTAGAACGGGGTATTCCCACATCTACACTACTTGATTTTGTGAATGAGAAACAAGGTGGTCAATAATATGCAGTCACTGGTTGATGCTCCACGTATAGGAGAAAAGATGGCACAGCGCTTTATATCTCATTTTGGATGTGAAGAGGACGCCATGGCGGCAATTCTCAGAGGGGATATAGCCAGTATATCGGAGATCGAAGGGGTAGGAAGAAGGTATGCCATATCCCTCGTACACGATGTGAGATCAACAGAGGATGGTATTGATATCTCCTCTTTTTTGAAAACCCGGGATTCAGTCGATATTTATGAAAGGGTAATTGATTCTATCAAAAATTATGCTTCTACCCCCTATGCGAGGGATAAGTTGCACACTTATATCCCATATCCTTCAAGCAGGAAAGACCTTATTGGCATAAACCGGGACTGGGTTGAAAACCATATGGAATATCTCTCCATGCTCGATGATATGGATAGGATTTCAGCAAGTCTTTCCAGAATAAAACCTCTGAAAAACTTTCCTTCAATTCCCCGGGTCAGGGATAGGGTAATTGTCACTTCAAATACTGATGATTACAGCATTTTAAAAGAAAAATATGGTAAAAGCATTGAGGTCCAGCTGGTGGAAGATCCTCTGGAATTTGCAGATGTTGCACGCAGTTATCCCCATGTAATTGCCATAGGAGAACCCTTCCTGGAATATGATTTTCCAGAGGATACGAATCCTGAAATAATAACAAATACCCGGGAAATTGAGGAATGGCATATTTTACCCGAAAAACAAATTTCTTTTTTTGCTTTCAATCATGAACGAATAATGAATGCATTGGATCTTGCAATTATACTGGATAAAGCGGGCATACCTTCAATAGTCAATGCGGATATTTCGTCTCTTAGCAATCTCATGGCTGCCATTAATCCTGAAGGAAATATTGTTGAAGGCAGGGACGGCGAAATAGACCGCTTACACCATATTCTGGACAATGTGGATTCGGAACTTACAAAATATGTAGACCAGTGCAACCGGGAAATAAATGATCTCCTCCAAAAAAGTAGTATTACACTCAGCGGGAATGACATGTTGGGTGTTATCAGGGATGAGGTGGAGTTAAAGGATATTCTTTCACGCAATATATCGGCATCTTTCAGCCAGATAATTAATGATGCCAGGAAAGAATTCATTGACACTCTTTCAATGAAGCAAAATGAATGCCTATTTGTGGATTATTTTTTCCCCTCTGAACTTTGTTATCCTGTAGAAGCCGACGTGTCCCAGTTACAAAAATTCAAAGAACAGATCAAACAGCAGATATTCCGCAGGGAAGTTACTCATAAAAGGGATATTGCATATGAGCTACACGAATTCAGGCAACCCCTGAAACAACTTGTTATGAGGTTACTTGATCTGGATGTGGGTTTGGCAGTGGCCCGTTTTGGTCATTCTCTGCAGATGCAACTTGCCGGCTTTGAAGATGAATGTGGTATGGGACTCAAGAATGGAAAAAATATTTTCCTTTGCGAAAAGAGTGTTGCTGTGGAACCTATAGATTATTCCCTGGGCTCGATCATGTCTCCTTCGCAAGTTCCCTCCTCTCCGGTAGTTCTCTTAAGTGGTGTGAATTCCGGAGGAAAAACATCCATGCTGGAGTTAGTGGCTCAATGTACAATTCTTTCCCACATGGGTTTCCCTGTGCCTGCAGATGAATTAAAGATAGGGCCGGTTGATAGTTTGTATTATTTCAGCAAATCCAGAGGGACTCTTGATGCGGGGGCATTTGAAACGACCTTACGCTCATTTTCAGCTCTGGCAGGGGCTGGATCCAAACTTGTGCTTGTCGATGAACTTGAATCCATTACCGAACCCGGAGCTTCTGCAAAAATCATAGCCGGTATACTTGAAACCCTTTCTGAAGAATCCAATACAATGGCTATTTTTGTTTCCCATCTTGCCGACCAGATACTGGAAAATACCGACGCTTCCATCAGGGTGGATGGAATTGAAGCAAAAGGACTTGATAATGAATTGAACCTGATTGTTGATCGCAATCCGATTTATAATCATATTGCAAAGAGTACTCCGGAATTAATCGTGGAGCGTCTTTTCAGAAGCGGGGGGGAAGTTGAAAGGGAGTTTTACAGACGTCTGAAAAATAAATTCGAAAAAGGATGCTAATCAGAGGCATCCCTTTGTACTTTTGACCCCTTTGCCCTCGATAACCGTCGCTTTTTTCATTGCCTGAGCAAATGCCTTGAAAAGGGCTTCGATTTTGTGGTGGTCATTGTAACCATATACAGTTGCATGTAGGGTGACTTTTGCATTGGAGACGAATGATTCAAAGAAATGCCTTGTAAGCTGGGTGTTGAATTCCCCTACTTTTTCGGATTCAAAAGTAGTGTCCATCACGAGATAACTTCGCCCTCCTATATCCACTACTACGCTGGCAAGAGCCTCATCCATTGGTATTCTTGATTCTCCAAAACGGGCAATTCCCGACTTTTCTGCCATTATCCGATCAAAGGCCTGCCCCATT harbors:
- a CDS encoding radical SAM protein; protein product: MSIPSDGYHFTLHERMRYLSSGTKYDSCNQSAVCHAFGPDGRCIQLYKTLLTNYCAGECTYCPNRCHRDVRRVSLSPEEIVKITWDFYRKNTIEGLFLSSGIIGDPETTTEKQLHVARLLRNQGFKGYIHLRLMPGTPFHLLQEVAGVANKFGVNAETTGSVNYSEICPNFDYKNDVLQRLNWTCKLIRKQRKLHRYDRKIIGANDTQFVVGALDEPDRDIVNTVHDFMEKYQLRRPYFMSFDPVPDTPLENGSTSPKWREQRLYQVSYLLKDYGLDSGHIDQIYNDDGFLLNDDPKLELARLNPEMFPVEINSADYSTLLRVPGIGPISASRILRSRPIYGEDELARMGVVMGRARPFIKIGGSGQTNLIQFAGECT
- a CDS encoding ADP-dependent glucokinase/phosphofructokinase, which translates into the protein MNILCGYNANIDAVYRVTGRDVESVLGEVDKNELLMKLENQPHIINSLEDFLAGLIHCMEYGRGAEWFIYSMDVLDYLKKRFFEEAEIRIGGNMGIMANVLSGLNVDMIVPNVVYLSGTQEALFSKRGMVLPPKFESQSGDEEPVHFVFDFRQGDSFNLYGRRITVSRENRFIATFDEFNPQMTISSFFKQYATAHIGEIDGAVVSGFHMLQPSYPDGSSFKEKLSPVLAQIDEWNSVAGFFIHAELGHFATADMAKNVFVELAGRVDSMGLNEDELATLTQKMGFGIEGIHEMDISAMFQAARNCIKNSLARALVVHTRDFVFCLSASDNMDEEKIDAIDFGLKCAAYFASSGSLPDRSKLEERCSQFKRSEYGSLQVKRIKSITGAKQYGFGIDGIFNEYYFCAIPTLVVNEPAVTVGLGDTFTASSFLRLLELRNKS
- a CDS encoding DUF4130 domain-containing protein, whose translation is MIILFKATVPGVLLACLELRKRPEADLIFACDPGEGETKLKMTNPTAEVIRVGFNSKVDKQELVKRVFPDGWHRITNFDSPPLNYIELVLRHRKCNPAEFVRLLHGYEGEVDSLYCGKERLCKRYYRYMREVKNNYHRLCMFVRPVCGETVLYANVTPKNRVSDMLCRWLAVRNPDRAVIVVDGKFAYVCNGEILKMQHFLKTSVDSIRHLIPSEDSANLEEFWDTYYKSQMINNRRNHSLSKRLQPRGDSGYSTMSKKDRYFVERGIPTSTLLDFVNEKQGGQ
- a CDS encoding ArsR/SmtB family transcription factor, which encodes MSSMGCRIFHALGSETRIKILELLSSNEMHISEIARELDISVPVISKHVKVLEESELLERHVFGKSHVLKPNRKNIHLAVDSFAPTRHVEVEKGASLMEALRNVADIDVRKKGDREMIVSTDGEEGLFVYEIDGQFGDKNVNDCVLEDDTIVDWKKLEPITRIRLDIHVRE
- a CDS encoding sugar phosphate isomerase/epimerase family protein: MIGISSFAYHDLSLGEALQNIEHVVNCAEIFSEGKHDLFRQDEITFSYDLEYTVHAPSTDLNLASIREPIRNAALQLVEDMADICNEIDAEVMVVHPGYFPFAYDRDFAFNAFQKSLPVLERIGEDAGVRICVENMPKWECFLFREPDFEIGANDFVLDIGHANTMGNLEAFLEREISHFHIHDNHGNNDEHLPPGEGNIDFSAIQGLLRQNNSIKIIENKSAEDALQSISALKNMGIK
- the hisB gene encoding imidazoleglycerol-phosphate dehydratase HisB; its protein translation is MPRISTVSRTTRETSIELTINIDGKGDSQINTGIGFFDHMLVCFARHSGFDLTIDAKGDLEVDGHHLVEDIGIVMGQAFDRIMAEKSGIARFGESRIPMDEALASVVVDIGGRSYLVMDTTFESEKVGEFNTQLTRHFFESFVSNAKVTLHATVYGYNDHHKIEALFKAFAQAMKKATVIEGKGVKSTKGCL
- a CDS encoding MutS-related protein, with translation MQSLVDAPRIGEKMAQRFISHFGCEEDAMAAILRGDIASISEIEGVGRRYAISLVHDVRSTEDGIDISSFLKTRDSVDIYERVIDSIKNYASTPYARDKLHTYIPYPSSRKDLIGINRDWVENHMEYLSMLDDMDRISASLSRIKPLKNFPSIPRVRDRVIVTSNTDDYSILKEKYGKSIEVQLVEDPLEFADVARSYPHVIAIGEPFLEYDFPEDTNPEIITNTREIEEWHILPEKQISFFAFNHERIMNALDLAIILDKAGIPSIVNADISSLSNLMAAINPEGNIVEGRDGEIDRLHHILDNVDSELTKYVDQCNREINDLLQKSSITLSGNDMLGVIRDEVELKDILSRNISASFSQIINDARKEFIDTLSMKQNECLFVDYFFPSELCYPVEADVSQLQKFKEQIKQQIFRREVTHKRDIAYELHEFRQPLKQLVMRLLDLDVGLAVARFGHSLQMQLAGFEDECGMGLKNGKNIFLCEKSVAVEPIDYSLGSIMSPSQVPSSPVVLLSGVNSGGKTSMLELVAQCTILSHMGFPVPADELKIGPVDSLYYFSKSRGTLDAGAFETTLRSFSALAGAGSKLVLVDELESITEPGASAKIIAGILETLSEESNTMAIFVSHLADQILENTDASIRVDGIEAKGLDNELNLIVDRNPIYNHIAKSTPELIVERLFRSGGEVEREFYRRLKNKFEKGC